A window of Carassius carassius chromosome 44, fCarCar2.1, whole genome shotgun sequence contains these coding sequences:
- the LOC132126803 gene encoding inter-alpha-trypsin inhibitor heavy chain H3-like — MMDRAALRLILLGVFLISATSDPVKKKRNVDIYSFYINSTVTSRYATTVITSHVANTLNESQEIQFEVKIPKNAFISKFRMTIEGKTYDGVVKEKEAAQQQYNQAVSRGQSAGLVKSVGRTLEDFKTSVTVSAFSKVTFELTYEELLKRRLGKYGLLINAQPMQPVADFKIDVHIQEKPGISFLEVKGDLSTGDLANAIKTTRADKDAWVTFYPTRDQQTKCKSCGENGLNGDLLITYDVERQNPKGEIMVSKGYFVHYFAPSDVPRISKNVVFIIDRSGSMSGRKIKQTRLALLRILSDLDEDDHFGLITFDSEVSLWKRELLKATEANLENANSFVRKIRDRGYTDINAAVLAGVDMINRHPREGTASILILLTDGDPTTGETNKEKIMSNVKEAIGTKFPLYCLGFGYDVNFDFLTKMSLENSGVARRIYEDSDADLQLQGFYEEVAVPLLTDIQLKYPGGTNLTKTSFSLYFNGSEIVVSGQITDNSVESFTTEVIALSKGNNVMYQDTIMTKDPSDVPPENEDFMQRLWAYLTVKQLLERQVLLNGQEKEDEKKEAIKLSLKYQFVTPLTSMVVTKPQEGDVEVADKPKEEEEPPRLPAPGFIQQHHSVGAPADHPGVQYSLLSDTAACRCFNLFSLLHLSAISQIL; from the exons ATGATGGATCGAGCAGCTCTCCGGCTGATTCTCTTGGGTGTGTTTCTCATCTCAGCCACTTCAGACCCTGTTAAGAAG AAAAGAAATGTGGATATATACAGCTTCTACATTAACTCCACGGTCACCAGTCGCTACGCCACAACAGTCATCACAAGCCATGTTGCGAACACACTGAATGAATCTCAAGAGATCCAGTTTGAGGTCAAGATTCCCAAGAATGCCTTCATCAGCAAATTCAGAAT GACCATAGAGGGAAAAACATATGATGGGGTTGTGAAGGAAAAAGAAGCAGCTCAGCAGCAATACAATCAAGCAGTATCTCGAGGACAAAGTGCTGGACTGGTCAa ATCTGTTGGAAGGACTTTAGAGGACTTTAAAACCTCAGTAACAGTGTCTGCTTTTAGTAAAGTGACCTTTGAGTTAACCTACGAGGAACTGCTAAAGCGTCGCCTCGGAAAATATGGGCTACTCATCAATGCCCAACCAATGCAGCCAGTGGCTGACTTCAAG ATAGATGTACACATCCAAGAGAAACCAGGAATTTCCTTCTTGGAGGTGAAAGGAGATTTGAGCACCGGTGATCTGGCCAATGCAATCAAAACCACCAGAGCAGACAAAGAT GCATGGGTGACCTTCTACCCCACACGAGATCAACAGACCAAGTGTAAAAGCTGTGGAGAAAATGGGCTGAACGGTGACCTGCTCATAACATACGATGTTGAGAGACAAAATCCTAAAGGAGAAATCATG GTATCAAAAGGCTATTTCGTCCACTACTTTGCTCCCTCTGATGTTCCACGTATTTCAAAAAATGTGGTGTTTATCATTGACCGGAGTGGTTCTATGAGCGGCCGAAAAATAAAACAG ACTCGTTTGGCACTGCTGAGGATTTTAAGTGATCTTGATGAGGATGACCACTTTGGATTGATCACCTTTGACAGTGAAGTTAGCTTATGGAAGCGTGAGCTCCTCAAAGCTACTGAGGCAAATCTGGAGAATGCAAATTCTTTTGTGAGGAAGATCAGAGATAGAGGAT ACACAGACATAAACGCTGCAGTTCTAGCAGGAGTGGACATGATCAATCGACATCCACGAGAGGGAACAGCCTCCATCCTGATCCTGCTGACTGATGGAGATCCCACTACAG gtgAAACCAACAAAGAGAAGATCATGTCCAATGTGAAAGAGGCCATTGGGACTAAATTTCCCCTCTATTGTCTTGGTTTTGGATATGATGTTAACTTTGACTTCCTGACAAAGATGTCACTGGAAAATAGTGGAGTTGCTCGCAGGATTTATGAAGATTCAGACGCTGATCTACAGCTGCAG GGCTTCTATGAAGAAGTTGCTGTCCCTCTCCTCACTGATATTCAACTTAAATACCCAGGAGGGACAAACCTTACCAAGACCAGCTTTAGTTTGTACTTCAATGGCTCTGAGATTGTGGTGTCAGGACAAATAACAGACAACAGTGTGGAGAGTTTCACCACTGAAGTCATCGCACTATCA AAAGGCAATAATGTGATGTATCAGGACACTATAATGACAAAAGACCCCAGTGACGTCCCACCTGAGAATGAAGATTTCATGCAGAGGTTGTGGGCCTACCTTACAGTGAAGCAGCTTCTGGAGAGACA GGTACTTCTTAACGGACAAGAGAAAGAggatgaaaagaaagaagctatTAAACTCTCCCTGAAATACCAGTTTGTCACTCCCCTCACCTCAATGGTCGTTACTAAACCACAAGAAGGTGATGTGGAAGTTGCTGACAAACCCAAAGAGGAAGAAGAGCCACCCAGACTTCCAG CACCAGGATTTATTCAGCAACACCATAGTGTTGGTGCACCTGCCGATCATCCAG gtgtacAATATAGCCTTCTTAGTGATACTGCTGCATGTAGGTGTTTTAATCTCTTTTCTCTTCTACATTTATCAGCCATCAGCCAAATTCTGTAA